One genomic region from Hoeflea algicola encodes:
- a CDS encoding TolC family outer membrane protein, whose product MSFFTKSLACVAVISMVAISPQPAFAETLYQAMAKAYENNPDLNAARAGLRATDEGVALAKSGYRPIIAAEAVASSTNTEGFQTDAASVGVSINQTLFDGFQTRNNVRAAEAQVFAGRENLRGTEIDILLATVQAYVNVNRDNQIVVYRKQNIAFLQEQFSAAKARFDVGESTRTDVSLAEAQLAGARASLTAAIAQAKSSAAVYAQIVGTMPKSLKAVALPRKLLPPTLDSAVSQGVTEHPAVLASLYGVDAAGYNVKSQEGTFLPGVKLSGSVSEADGGVSTARVEARVTVPLYQGGAASARVRQAKEQLGQQRILVDKTRRSIQQSVITSWTQMEAAQATIEANRAQLSAANLALNGVVEERRVGQRTTLDVLNAQQTVLNAKEAISQSERNAILASFSVLASTGKLTVDRLGLRVANYRAEDHYEATKDRWYGLRTIDGR is encoded by the coding sequence GTGTCGTTTTTTACCAAGTCGCTCGCCTGTGTCGCGGTCATTTCGATGGTGGCTATATCTCCGCAGCCGGCTTTTGCTGAAACTTTGTATCAGGCGATGGCCAAGGCCTATGAAAACAACCCGGACCTGAATGCCGCGCGGGCAGGATTGCGCGCGACCGACGAAGGCGTGGCACTGGCGAAATCGGGCTACCGGCCGATCATCGCCGCTGAAGCAGTCGCGTCATCGACCAATACCGAGGGCTTTCAGACAGACGCCGCCAGTGTCGGGGTGTCGATCAATCAGACACTTTTTGACGGATTTCAGACACGCAACAATGTGCGCGCCGCAGAGGCGCAGGTGTTTGCCGGACGGGAAAACCTGCGCGGCACCGAGATCGATATCCTGCTGGCCACCGTCCAGGCCTATGTCAATGTCAACCGCGACAACCAGATCGTGGTGTACCGGAAACAGAATATCGCCTTCCTGCAGGAGCAATTTTCCGCGGCAAAGGCCCGGTTTGATGTCGGCGAAAGCACCCGTACGGATGTCAGTCTCGCCGAAGCGCAACTGGCAGGTGCCCGAGCGAGCCTGACGGCGGCGATTGCCCAGGCGAAATCGAGTGCCGCCGTATATGCGCAGATCGTCGGCACCATGCCGAAGAGCCTCAAGGCCGTGGCGCTGCCGCGCAAACTGTTGCCGCCGACTCTCGACAGTGCGGTTTCGCAAGGGGTCACGGAACATCCGGCAGTGCTGGCGTCGCTCTATGGCGTTGATGCCGCAGGCTACAACGTCAAATCCCAGGAAGGAACGTTCCTGCCGGGCGTGAAATTGAGCGGATCGGTCTCCGAGGCTGATGGCGGCGTGAGTACGGCGCGGGTCGAGGCTCGGGTTACGGTTCCGCTCTATCAGGGTGGCGCGGCGTCGGCACGGGTTCGTCAAGCCAAGGAGCAACTGGGCCAACAGCGCATCCTGGTCGACAAGACCCGGCGTTCAATCCAGCAGTCGGTGATTACGTCGTGGACCCAGATGGAAGCGGCACAGGCAACCATTGAGGCCAATCGCGCCCAGCTTTCGGCCGCCAATCTGGCACTGAACGGAGTTGTCGAGGAACGCCGCGTCGGACAGCGGACCACGCTCGATGTGCTGAATGCGCAGCAAACCGTGCTCAACGCCAAGGAAGCGATTTCCCAATCCGAACGCAACGCCATCCTGGCAAGTTTCTCGGTGCTCGCCTCCACCGGCAAATTGACCGTTGACCGGCTTGGGCTGCGTGTCGCCAATTACCGTGCCGAAGATCATTACGAGGCTACCAAAGATCGTTGGTATGGTCTGCGCACCATTGACGGCCGTTAG
- a CDS encoding protein-L-isoaspartate O-methyltransferase family protein, giving the protein MGTDYQDARQKMVDNQIRTTDVTSHSVLKAFLTVAREDFLPTPLKPLAYIDTDLQITSSDENGVARYVMEPSPLAKLLQLAQITPDQVVLQIGCGVGYSAALLSMLAGSVVAVESDGTLAEASSAKLSDTGYDNVAVVTGDLEKGYAAEAPYDVIIFNGAVEVVPEALFEQLREGGRLIAAIGMGAAAQAYVYVKDGGVVSGRPAFNVSIKPLPGFRKTREFVF; this is encoded by the coding sequence ATGGGCACCGACTATCAAGACGCTCGCCAGAAGATGGTGGACAATCAGATACGCACAACCGATGTGACCTCGCATTCGGTCCTGAAGGCCTTCCTGACTGTGGCGCGCGAAGATTTTCTGCCGACGCCGCTCAAGCCGCTGGCCTATATCGACACCGACCTTCAGATCACTTCGAGTGACGAGAACGGGGTTGCGCGTTACGTGATGGAGCCATCGCCGCTGGCCAAGTTGTTGCAGCTGGCGCAGATCACGCCCGATCAGGTGGTTCTGCAGATCGGCTGCGGGGTGGGCTATTCCGCGGCGCTGTTGTCGATGCTTGCCGGGTCGGTTGTTGCGGTTGAAAGCGATGGTACGCTGGCCGAAGCTTCGAGTGCCAAGCTCAGCGATACCGGCTACGACAATGTCGCCGTCGTCACCGGGGATCTGGAAAAGGGCTATGCTGCCGAGGCACCCTATGACGTGATTATCTTCAACGGTGCGGTGGAAGTCGTGCCGGAGGCGCTGTTTGAGCAGTTGCGCGAGGGCGGTCGTCTGATCGCGGCGATCGGGATGGGGGCCGCGGCCCAGGCATATGTGTATGTCAAGGATGGCGGTGTGGTCTCCGGCAGACCCGCGTTCAATGTGTCGATCAAGCCGTTGCCCGGTTTTCGCAAAACGCGAGAATTTGTTTTCTAG
- a CDS encoding pentapeptide repeat-containing protein: MKFVCLAILLSFGAIADTLAACGDPPAPGVNWRGCDLNGASLRRLDLNGANLMGANLTWANLAGTFLNHANLSGADMRRADMRAVRLRSANLTGANLSGADLTRAGLNRANLTRANLSGASLRRANLSRANLARADMTWADLIGADLSLANLEGADLGGANLSDADMEGAVLAGAKLTGASFPDGRKCRNCSIARCKR, translated from the coding sequence ATGAAGTTTGTCTGCTTAGCCATTCTCCTGTCGTTTGGTGCGATTGCCGACACGTTGGCTGCGTGCGGGGATCCGCCTGCGCCCGGGGTCAATTGGCGCGGGTGCGATCTCAACGGGGCGAGCCTGCGACGGTTGGACTTGAACGGAGCCAATCTGATGGGGGCGAACCTGACCTGGGCAAACTTGGCAGGCACCTTCCTCAACCATGCCAACCTTTCCGGGGCGGACATGAGAAGAGCGGACATGCGGGCCGTGCGTCTGAGAAGCGCGAACCTGACCGGTGCCAATCTGAGTGGCGCCGACCTGACACGCGCAGGCCTGAACAGGGCCAATCTTACCCGTGCGAACCTGAGCGGAGCGTCTTTGCGCAGAGCCAACCTGTCGCGCGCGAACCTGGCGCGGGCAGATATGACGTGGGCAGATCTGATCGGAGCGGATCTCAGCCTGGCCAATCTTGAGGGCGCGGATCTGGGCGGAGCCAATCTGAGCGATGCAGATATGGAAGGAGCGGTTCTGGCCGGTGCGAAGCTGACGGGAGCGTCGTTTCCCGACGGCAGAAAATGCCGTAACTGCTCAATCGCGCGATGCAAACGATAG
- a CDS encoding cryptochrome/photolyase family protein, with translation MSHDDSILSDTAIVWYRNDLRTGDNAALLAASQHRAVVPVFIHQPVTPARPLGGARNWWLHHSLARLGEQLESLGAPLLLLTGDPEELVPRLVQSTGASAVYWNRRYDPAYQDADAALKHQLQSDGIVAESFAGQLLHEPTRLRTGSGGFYKVYSPFWRAIEPDLDNRPPAPAPQTLAPLVPVPASENLDDWKLLPTGPDWAGGLVKAWLPGEEGAKERLAEFLDERLPDYAERRDVPGVAATSGLSPHLAHGEITPAQILEALKHSDTEASTADRTVFRKEIGWREFSWHLLANRPDLANSNYSSKFDNFPWIAPSDQALSAWRKGMTGYPIVDAGMRQLWQTGWMHNRVRMVTASFLTKHLMIDWRQGESWFWDTLVDADPASNAASWQWVAGSGADAAPYFRIFNPVLQGEKFDPEGDYVRQFVPELAQMPNRYLHKPWAAPDDVLAKAGVRLGETYPEPVVDHQTVRNRALAAYQQIKDVA, from the coding sequence ATGTCCCATGATGACAGCATCCTCAGCGATACCGCCATTGTCTGGTACCGCAACGATTTGCGCACCGGCGATAATGCAGCACTGCTGGCGGCAAGCCAGCACCGCGCAGTTGTGCCGGTGTTCATACACCAGCCCGTCACGCCCGCCCGCCCGCTCGGTGGTGCGCGAAACTGGTGGCTGCATCACTCGCTTGCACGGCTGGGCGAACAACTCGAAAGTTTAGGCGCGCCTTTGCTGCTGCTGACTGGCGACCCGGAGGAACTGGTTCCCCGTCTGGTGCAATCGACCGGCGCCTCGGCAGTTTACTGGAACCGGCGTTACGATCCGGCTTACCAGGACGCTGATGCCGCACTCAAGCATCAGCTTCAATCAGACGGCATCGTCGCCGAGAGCTTTGCCGGCCAGTTGCTGCATGAGCCGACGCGACTGCGCACCGGCAGTGGCGGATTTTATAAGGTCTACAGCCCGTTCTGGCGCGCAATTGAACCAGATCTCGATAATCGGCCTCCCGCTCCTGCGCCACAAACACTGGCACCGCTTGTCCCTGTTCCGGCGTCCGAAAATCTTGATGACTGGAAATTGTTGCCGACAGGACCGGATTGGGCTGGCGGTCTCGTCAAGGCGTGGCTTCCCGGAGAAGAAGGCGCCAAGGAGCGGCTTGCCGAATTTCTCGATGAACGCCTGCCCGATTACGCCGAACGCCGCGATGTGCCCGGTGTTGCGGCCACTTCCGGATTGTCGCCGCATCTCGCCCATGGCGAGATCACACCGGCGCAAATCCTCGAAGCACTCAAACACAGCGACACCGAAGCATCAACCGCCGATCGTACAGTTTTTCGCAAGGAAATTGGCTGGCGCGAGTTTTCCTGGCACCTGCTGGCCAACCGACCAGACCTCGCGAATTCCAATTACAGCAGCAAATTCGATAATTTCCCCTGGATTGCCCCGTCAGACCAGGCGCTTTCGGCATGGCGCAAAGGCATGACCGGTTACCCGATTGTCGACGCCGGCATGCGCCAGCTCTGGCAGACAGGCTGGATGCACAACCGCGTGCGCATGGTCACTGCTTCTTTCCTGACCAAGCATCTGATGATCGACTGGCGCCAGGGCGAAAGCTGGTTCTGGGACACGCTGGTCGACGCCGATCCCGCATCCAACGCCGCAAGCTGGCAATGGGTGGCCGGATCGGGTGCTGACGCGGCCCCCTATTTCCGCATTTTCAACCCGGTGCTTCAGGGCGAAAAATTCGACCCCGAAGGCGATTATGTCCGCCAGTTCGTGCCGGAACTGGCGCAGATGCCCAACCGCTACCTCCACAAGCCCTGGGCCGCACCCGACGACGTGCTGGCAAAAGCCGGTGTCCGGCTGGGCGAAACCTATCCCGAACCCGTTGTCGACCATCAGACGGTGCGCAACCGCGCGCTTGCCGCCTATCAGCAGATCAAGGATGTCGCATGA
- a CDS encoding NAD(P)/FAD-dependent oxidoreductase, translated as MNVHLKPFATSTGRQRLRVAVIGSGISGASAAWAMRDLHDVTVYESASRAGGHTATVDIDYDGATIPVDTGFIVYNELNYPNLTALFSHLGVDTHDSDMSFALSLDHGKLEWGGDNLSTLFAQKRNLLRPSFLLMLREILRFNKICLQDRAAGHLTARSIGDYLNWRGFSPGFMNNYLVPMAAAIWSTPAKRLLEFPATYFVNFFENHRLIYSERPTWRTVTGGSRNYLDKLLAPLGNRVRLNTGAVSVRRGGAGVDILDTTGRLESYDRVIFACHTDQALRILDNPTAAETAALTAIPYSPNRVILHRDERLMPTRKKVWASWNYMRSSVPQSDANVAVSYWMNRLQGIDPAKPLFVTLNPDREPRSELVFGEYSYDHPQFGNNAMQVQARLKQIQGDNHTYFAGAWTGYGFHEDGLTSGINAAEALGATLPWRQPAATPLELAA; from the coding sequence ATGAACGTTCATCTCAAGCCATTCGCCACCTCCACCGGCCGCCAGCGTCTGCGCGTTGCCGTTATCGGCTCCGGCATCTCCGGCGCGTCGGCAGCTTGGGCCATGCGCGATTTGCACGACGTCACGGTCTACGAATCAGCCTCGCGTGCCGGCGGCCACACCGCTACCGTGGATATTGACTATGATGGCGCTACGATCCCGGTCGACACCGGCTTCATTGTCTATAACGAACTCAATTATCCCAACCTGACCGCACTTTTTTCCCATCTCGGTGTCGATACCCATGACAGCGACATGAGCTTTGCGCTCTCGCTCGATCACGGCAAGCTCGAATGGGGCGGCGACAATTTATCGACGCTGTTTGCCCAGAAGCGAAACCTGCTGCGCCCGTCCTTCCTGCTGATGCTGCGTGAAATCCTGCGCTTCAACAAGATCTGCCTGCAGGACCGCGCCGCCGGCCATCTTACCGCCCGTTCGATCGGCGATTATCTCAACTGGCGCGGCTTTTCACCGGGCTTCATGAACAATTACCTGGTGCCGATGGCTGCCGCCATATGGTCAACGCCCGCCAAGCGACTTCTTGAATTCCCGGCTACCTATTTCGTCAATTTCTTTGAAAACCATCGGTTGATCTATTCGGAACGGCCGACCTGGCGCACTGTCACCGGTGGCAGCCGCAATTATCTCGACAAACTGCTGGCGCCGCTCGGCAACCGGGTTCGGCTCAATACCGGCGCCGTCTCGGTTCGCCGCGGCGGGGCGGGCGTCGATATTCTCGACACCACCGGCCGCCTCGAGAGCTACGACCGGGTGATCTTCGCCTGCCACACCGACCAGGCATTGCGGATCCTGGATAACCCGACAGCAGCCGAAACAGCCGCTCTCACCGCCATACCCTACAGTCCCAACAGGGTGATTCTGCATCGCGACGAGCGCTTGATGCCGACCCGCAAGAAAGTCTGGGCCTCTTGGAACTACATGCGCTCTTCCGTTCCCCAGAGTGACGCCAATGTGGCGGTTTCCTACTGGATGAACCGCCTGCAAGGAATCGATCCGGCCAAACCATTGTTCGTTACACTCAACCCTGATCGCGAGCCAAGGTCGGAACTGGTGTTTGGCGAATACAGCTACGACCACCCGCAATTCGGCAATAACGCCATGCAGGTGCAGGCGCGTCTGAAACAGATCCAGGGCGACAATCATACCTATTTCGCCGGCGCATGGACCGGCTACGGGTTCCATGAGGACGGGCTTACCTCCGGCATCAATGCAGCCGAGGCGCTGGGCGCCACCCTGCCCTGGCGCCAGCCCGCAGCAACCCCGCTGGAATTGGCTGCTTGA
- a CDS encoding DUF1365 domain-containing protein produces MNIPAPATPAMDQRRPASLYAGDVMHQRMKPVGHRFRYKVYSLLIDLDQLDQADRLSKLFSVNRTNLMSFHESDHLRGSQAKTLRAHVDALLHAAGLDQPAARIELACYPRIFGHVFNPLSVYYAYDSDDEPVAMIYEVRNTFGESHTYVCLVEDGEATPAGIRQSRAKNFYVSPFIELEMRYNFRMNRPAEQLKWRILETDQSGPLLAATYNGTRRDLSNRSIVACLLQIPLLPWKIVGGIHFEALKLWLKGMRTVPRPAPPPMASFRDQGKLDHPVAKP; encoded by the coding sequence ATGAACATTCCCGCCCCTGCGACCCCTGCCATGGACCAACGGCGCCCGGCCTCGCTTTATGCTGGTGATGTCATGCACCAGCGCATGAAGCCGGTCGGCCATCGCTTCCGCTACAAGGTCTACTCGCTGCTGATCGATCTCGACCAGCTTGACCAGGCCGATCGTCTGTCGAAGCTGTTTTCGGTCAACCGCACCAACCTGATGTCGTTTCATGAATCAGATCATCTGCGCGGGTCCCAGGCAAAGACCCTTCGTGCCCATGTCGACGCGCTGTTGCATGCCGCCGGTCTCGACCAACCCGCCGCCCGCATCGAACTCGCCTGCTACCCACGGATCTTCGGCCACGTCTTCAATCCGCTGTCGGTCTATTACGCTTATGACAGCGACGATGAACCCGTTGCGATGATCTATGAAGTGCGCAACACTTTCGGCGAAAGCCACACCTATGTGTGTCTTGTCGAGGACGGCGAGGCGACACCGGCCGGCATCCGCCAGAGCCGGGCGAAGAACTTCTATGTCTCGCCCTTCATCGAGCTTGAGATGCGCTACAACTTCCGCATGAACAGGCCGGCAGAACAGCTCAAATGGCGCATTCTGGAGACAGACCAGTCTGGGCCGTTGCTTGCTGCGACCTATAATGGCACACGCAGAGACCTCTCGAACCGATCTATTGTCGCTTGCCTATTGCAGATTCCGCTTCTGCCGTGGAAGATTGTCGGCGGCATTCACTTCGAAGCGCTTAAATTGTGGCTCAAGGGAATGCGTACCGTGCCGCGCCCGGCGCCGCCTCCCATGGCGAGCTTTCGCGATCAGGGAAAGCTCGATCATCCGGTGGCCAAGCCGTGA
- a CDS encoding SAM-dependent methyltransferase, with product MNNEATWNEFEQAERLSTENLSAYLRGLPAKAKMALRGLLHMGHGRLSIRMPDGRWVLIEGHTAGPEAALILHNWNLAHRALTGGTIGVAESYIDGDWESPDVTAFLELFLVNVEVGDTLAGGARGLARLVEMVRHWLRSNTRTQAKKNISAHYDLGNEFYSKWLDETMTYSSALYGTGANDLASAQTAKYRALAEAVGLKAGDHVLEIGCGWGGFAEFAAREIGCRVSGLTISDEQLAFARERIEKAGLADKVDLRFQDYRDETGSYDAVVSIEMFEAVGEKYWPGYFAKVRQCLKPGGRAGLQIITIKPEAYQTYRANPDFIQRYVFPGGMLPTETHLTSLGQAAGLDMIDHRAFGPDYGRTLAEWRQRFWDAWEEIQPLGFDTRFKRLWEFYMYYCEAGFRSGHINVRQVVYS from the coding sequence ATGAACAACGAAGCCACCTGGAACGAGTTTGAACAGGCTGAACGGCTGTCAACGGAAAACCTGTCCGCCTATCTGCGCGGGCTGCCGGCAAAAGCAAAGATGGCTTTGCGCGGCCTCTTGCACATGGGCCATGGCCGTCTGTCGATCCGCATGCCGGATGGACGCTGGGTGCTGATCGAGGGCCACACAGCGGGGCCCGAAGCCGCGCTGATCCTGCACAACTGGAATCTGGCGCACAGGGCGCTGACCGGCGGCACCATCGGCGTTGCCGAATCTTACATCGATGGCGATTGGGAAAGCCCCGATGTCACCGCTTTCCTGGAATTGTTTCTGGTCAATGTCGAAGTCGGCGACACACTCGCCGGCGGCGCCCGTGGTCTTGCCCGGCTGGTTGAGATGGTTCGCCACTGGCTACGCTCCAACACCCGCACCCAGGCCAAGAAGAACATCTCGGCCCACTACGATCTGGGAAATGAATTTTACAGCAAATGGCTCGACGAGACGATGACCTACTCGTCGGCGCTCTACGGTACCGGCGCCAATGACCTTGCTTCGGCCCAGACAGCGAAATACCGCGCGCTGGCCGAAGCGGTCGGGCTCAAGGCTGGCGACCATGTGCTTGAAATCGGTTGTGGCTGGGGTGGATTTGCCGAATTCGCTGCACGCGAGATTGGCTGCCGCGTCTCCGGGCTGACCATATCCGACGAGCAACTGGCTTTTGCCCGCGAACGCATCGAAAAGGCCGGATTGGCCGACAAGGTGGACCTGCGGTTTCAGGACTACCGCGACGAAACCGGTTCCTATGATGCGGTGGTCTCGATTGAAATGTTCGAGGCCGTGGGTGAGAAATACTGGCCTGGCTATTTCGCCAAGGTACGGCAATGCCTCAAACCCGGCGGTCGCGCCGGATTGCAGATCATTACCATCAAGCCCGAGGCCTACCAGACCTACCGCGCCAATCCCGATTTCATCCAGCGCTATGTGTTTCCGGGCGGCATGCTGCCAACTGAGACCCACCTGACCTCGCTTGGCCAGGCTGCCGGTCTCGACATGATCGACCACCGCGCCTTCGGTCCCGATTACGGGCGCACGCTGGCTGAATGGCGGCAACGGTTCTGGGATGCCTGGGAGGAGATCCAACCACTTGGGTTCGATACCCGCTTCAAGCGGCTCTGGGAATTCTACATGTATTACTGCGAGGCCGGCTTCCGCTCTGGCCACATCAATGTGCGCCAGGTGGTCTACAGCTAG
- a CDS encoding SDR family NAD(P)-dependent oxidoreductase: MTQYIAKPADGAVWITGASSGIGRSLALTLASEGFVVFATARSVDQLAELERDASGLMGRVIAAPGDVTRANEMAAIVERIDAHRGGLALAVFNAGVYLPVYGEQLKVADFDTSFAVNLSGVVNGLVPALSHMKARRRGQLAIVSSVTGYGGMPTSAAYGATKAALINMAESLKFDLDKLGVHIQVINPGFVDTPATEDNAFAMPALLQPEEAANRIARGLKSSAFEITFPRRFTFVLKALQFLPYPVYFWLMNAATGWKKRPLQTA; this comes from the coding sequence ATGACCCAATACATCGCCAAACCAGCAGACGGAGCTGTCTGGATTACCGGCGCCTCAAGCGGCATCGGTCGATCGCTGGCACTCACATTGGCGAGCGAGGGGTTTGTGGTGTTTGCCACCGCGCGCAGCGTCGACCAACTGGCTGAACTCGAGCGCGATGCCAGCGGCCTCATGGGTCGGGTCATTGCCGCGCCGGGCGATGTGACCCGTGCCAACGAGATGGCTGCGATCGTTGAACGGATCGACGCGCATCGAGGCGGACTTGCGCTTGCCGTGTTCAATGCCGGCGTCTATCTGCCGGTTTACGGTGAACAGTTGAAGGTCGCGGATTTCGACACGAGCTTCGCGGTCAATCTGTCCGGCGTCGTCAATGGTCTGGTGCCTGCACTATCGCACATGAAAGCGCGGCGACGTGGGCAACTGGCCATTGTTTCATCCGTTACCGGCTATGGCGGTATGCCGACAAGCGCTGCCTATGGCGCGACCAAGGCGGCGCTGATCAACATGGCCGAAAGCCTGAAATTCGATCTCGACAAGCTTGGCGTCCATATCCAGGTGATCAATCCGGGTTTTGTCGACACACCTGCCACCGAAGACAACGCCTTTGCCATGCCTGCGCTCTTGCAGCCTGAAGAGGCGGCCAACCGGATTGCCCGGGGGCTGAAATCCAGCGCCTTCGAGATTACCTTTCCGCGGCGCTTCACCTTTGTTCTCAAGGCGCTGCAATTTCTCCCCTATCCCGTCTATTTCTGGCTGATGAATGCGGCGACCGGCTGGAAGAAGCGGCCGTTGCAGACGGCCTGA
- a CDS encoding ChrR family anti-sigma-E factor codes for MVREHIDTIDSLLARYVAGTLPAPARVLVEAHLELKPENRVRVANLEAMAGQALMEIDPAALSDRDAMLAAIIESQAPETVAAAPKPDAVVFPQVLRDFIGFDAGDVPWRTRLPGYREYDLGDIDGCHVNLFWIKPGRTVPAHTHEGSELSLVLDGAFSDSRGHYGRGDISVADDSVDHRPCADAERPCIGLAVMDAPLKMTGSFRQMIGDLIG; via the coding sequence ATGGTGCGTGAACACATTGATACGATCGATTCGCTGCTGGCGCGCTATGTCGCCGGTACGCTTCCGGCACCGGCGCGGGTGCTGGTGGAAGCGCATCTTGAACTCAAACCCGAAAATCGGGTCAGGGTCGCCAATCTCGAGGCGATGGCGGGGCAGGCGCTGATGGAGATCGATCCCGCCGCACTGTCGGACCGCGACGCGATGCTCGCTGCGATCATAGAATCACAGGCGCCGGAGACCGTTGCCGCTGCGCCGAAACCCGATGCAGTGGTGTTTCCGCAGGTGTTGCGCGATTTCATCGGCTTTGACGCCGGTGATGTGCCGTGGCGGACGCGCTTGCCGGGTTACCGCGAATATGATCTCGGCGACATCGACGGCTGTCACGTCAATCTGTTCTGGATCAAGCCGGGCCGTACCGTGCCGGCACATACCCATGAGGGCAGCGAATTGTCACTGGTGCTCGACGGCGCATTTTCAGATTCACGCGGTCACTATGGCCGCGGTGATATTTCGGTGGCCGACGATTCGGTGGATCATCGCCCTTGCGCTGACGCCGAGCGGCCCTGCATCGGGCTTGCGGTAATGGATGCGCCCCTGAAGATGACTGGCTCGTTCCGGCAGATGATCGGTGATCTTATCGGCTAA
- a CDS encoding cysteine synthase A, translated as MTMPPLDSVLDAIGNTPLIRLKAASEATGCTILGKAEFLNPGQSVKDRAALEIIRDAESKGLLRPGGTIVEGTAGNTGIGLALVARALGYNTVIVIPETQSQEKKDALRLLGAELVEVPAAPYRNPNNYVRLSGRLAEQIAKSDPNGAIWANQFDNVANRQAHVKTTAPEIWNDTAGKVDGFICAVGSGGTLAGVAEGLRGFSSDIKIGLADPDGAALHSFYTTGELKSAGGSITEGIGQGRITANLEGFKPDFSYNIHDSEAIPLVFDLLAQEGLCLGGSSGINIAGAIRMARDMGPGHTIVTVLCDYGNRYQSKLFNPEFLTSKDLPVPEWMTRKSNFSIPFISE; from the coding sequence ATGACCATGCCCCCGCTTGATTCTGTTCTCGACGCCATCGGCAACACCCCACTAATCCGGCTCAAAGCAGCCTCGGAAGCCACCGGTTGCACCATTCTGGGCAAGGCAGAATTCCTCAATCCGGGTCAATCGGTCAAGGACCGGGCGGCGCTGGAGATCATCCGCGACGCCGAATCAAAAGGCCTGCTGCGCCCCGGTGGCACTATTGTCGAGGGAACTGCCGGCAATACCGGCATCGGACTGGCGCTGGTCGCGCGCGCACTCGGCTACAATACCGTCATCGTCATTCCTGAAACCCAGAGCCAGGAAAAGAAGGATGCGCTGCGTCTGCTTGGCGCGGAACTGGTCGAGGTGCCCGCGGCACCCTACCGCAACCCCAACAATTATGTCCGCCTGTCCGGACGACTGGCCGAGCAGATCGCCAAATCCGATCCCAACGGCGCGATCTGGGCCAATCAGTTCGACAATGTCGCCAACCGTCAGGCCCACGTCAAAACCACGGCGCCGGAAATCTGGAACGACACAGCCGGCAAAGTCGATGGATTCATCTGCGCTGTCGGCTCCGGCGGCACGCTCGCCGGCGTTGCCGAAGGCCTGCGCGGCTTCTCATCCGATATCAAGATCGGGCTTGCCGATCCCGATGGCGCGGCGCTGCACAGTTTCTATACAACAGGCGAGCTAAAATCCGCCGGCGGGTCGATCACCGAAGGTATCGGCCAGGGCCGGATTACCGCCAACCTGGAAGGCTTCAAGCCTGATTTTTCATACAATATTCACGATTCCGAAGCCATTCCGCTGGTCTTCGACCTGCTCGCACAGGAAGGCCTCTGCCTCGGCGGTTCATCCGGCATCAACATCGCCGGCGCCATCCGCATGGCCCGCGACATGGGCCCAGGCCACACCATCGTCACCGTGCTCTGCGACTACGGCAACCGCTATCAATCGAAGCTGTTCAATCCGGAATTCCTGACCTCCAAGGATCTGCCGGTTCCCGAATGGATGACCCGCAAGAGCAATTTCTCGATCCCCTTTATAAGTGAATGA